The Micromonas commoda chromosome 16, complete sequence genome has a window encoding:
- a CDS encoding predicted protein: protein MTAAPTPTPTPMPTPTPAKRFHRNKRGVKVFSNAVPRGAIGKNKATTTTTPDDDSPELAPLDAGASEFHPAPPQGSYRDAAAPSVETIARGDTPSGPLSNADSSGETSEDGDPTGGGNDSADNNARAVDEAQWPSLTSAASRRTAREPVAAAAATDDDDDAEDEDDAEAWRCDECHQRNRPARDDCRRCGVPRVTLDESRHPPPPPPRKTVPPPTPPPGPPPPLTVIRRAMERRDEHPRAASSSSPPPALERQGSLLRTLLPNLPEDARDGEDVSKEPTTAWADDERADDLPTLPPSFANAPDAIAADDVADDVVDDVADDVADDVAQDFGEGFDAPVDVAPPPGFLHADADAAPATDASTIALAALQAALAAERAARDAANAASKLPLVHRSHPPKPSANSDELLLARMDAAMDSRLALLERCLCDQLEGLRSEVEAGAVERAALRARLERLEGAMERMPVLGRASGERLEKKSPTYSCPPASHGEFAPASPPPAPRLARGRPPRIVIDVEDDDDDRYDDRYDRREPRRTERRDADADDVIEEDEAEVPEHIPDDEVQSTSTVHVSTSPRGRRDALMADIDAAEFEATLAGFRSRPAPLAANPFEGLADDEDEDEDEDDEPPPGTLQKPPEPRITGDQTPHHVVSKEDEDEDEDAVHPSHGEKPRRHRGAVPAPPDGPPQPPPREETVEEMLAAIALEEEQRAARHRAGATGAGGRGKKGNRKGNRKGTNVGQTSDNRQALVDAYLERRKAIAAASSFGDTLRVNGEKLSKRKAVRWADETVPIAAVTGERIRAFVRATPTTALGARLDDVFGD, encoded by the coding sequence atgaccgccgcgccgacgccgacgccgacgccgatgccgacgccgacgcccgcgaagcGGTTCCATCGCAACAAGCGAGGCGTCAAGGTCTTCAGCAACgccgtcccgcgcggcgcgattgGGAAAAACaaagcgacgacgacgacgacgccggacgaTGATTctcccgagctcgcgccgctcgacgcgggcgcctcaGAGTtccaccccgcgccgccgcagggATCctaccgcgacgccgccgcgccgtccgtcgagacgatcgcgcgcggtgacacCCCGAGCGGTCCGCTGTCCAACGCCGACTCCTCGGGGGAAACcagcgaggacggcgacccGACGGGAGGAGGAAACGATTCCGCCGATAATAACGCACGCGCGGTTGACGAGGCCCAGTGGCCGAGCCTGACGTCAGCAGCCTCGCGTcggaccgcgcgcgaaccggtcgccgccgcggccgccaccgacgacgacgacgacgccgaggatgaggatgacGCCGAGGCTTGGAGGTGCGACGAGTGCCACCAGCGTaaccgcccggcgcgcgacgactgCCGCCGATGCGGGGTCCCGAGGGTGACCCTCGACGAATcgcgccatccgccgccgccgccgccgaggaagacggttcccccgccgacgcccccgcccggaCCTCCCCCGCCCCTCACCGTCATCCGTCGCGCCatggagcgccgcgacgagcacccgcgagccgcgtcgtcgtcgtcgccgccgcccgccctcgAGAGGCAGGGAAGCCTGCTGAGAACGCTCCTCCCAAACctccccgaggacgcgcgcgacggggaggacgtcTCGAAGGAGCCCacgacggcgtgggcggacgacgaacgcgcggacgacctgCCGACGCTTCCCCCGTccttcgcgaacgcgccggacgccatcgcggctgATGACGTGGCTGATGACGTGGTTGATGACGTGGCTGATGACGTGGCTGATGACGTGGCGCAAGACTTTGGCGAGGGCTTTGACGCTCCCGTGGACGTCGCACCGCCCCCGGGTTtcctccacgccgacgccgacgccgcgcccgccaccgacgcgagtaccatcgcgctcgccgcgctgcaggccgcgctcgcggcggagcgagccgcgcgcgacgccgctaACGCCGCTTCGAAGCTCCCCCTCGTTCATCGGTCTCATCCCCCGAAGCCCTCCGCGAACtccgacgagctccttctgGCCAGaatggacgccgcgatggactcgAGGCTCGCGCTTCTGGAGCGGTGCCTGTGCGACCAACTCGAGGGTTTGCGTTCAGAGGTGGAGGCTggggcggtggagcgcgcggcactccgcgcgcgtctcgagcgcctcgaagGAGCGATGGAGCGCATGCCCGTACTTGGGCGGGCAAGCGGGGAGAGACTTGAGAAAAAGAGCCCGACTTACTCGTGCCCCCCGGCGTCCCACGGCGAGTTcgcaccggcgtcgccgccgcccgcgccgaggctggcgcgagggcgacccccgcgcatcgtcatcgacgtcgaggacgatgacgacgaccgttacgacgaccgttacgaccgtcGGGAACCTCGGAGGACCGAGAGgagggacgccgacgccgatgacgtgatcgaggaggacgaggccgaggttCCCGAGCACATCCCGGATGACGAGGTTCAGTCCACGTCGACAGTCCACGTCAGCACGAGTCcacgcggtcgacgcgatgCGTTGATGGCGGATATTGACGCCGCGGAGTtcgaggcgacgctcgcggggttcaggtcgcgcccggcgccgctcgccgcgaacccgttcgaggggctcgccgacgacgaggacgaggacgaggacgaagacgacgaacCCCCGCCCGGAACCCTCCAGAAACCTCCGGAACCCCGCATCACCGGCGACCAAACCCCGCACCACGTCGTCtcgaaggaggacgaggacgaggacgaggacgccgtccaCCCGTCGCACGGGGAAAAGCCGCGGAGACACCGAggcgccgttcccgccccgcccgacggTCCGccgcaaccgccgccgcgagaagagacggtggaggagatgctcgcggcgatcgcgctggaggaggagcagcgcgcggcgcggcaccgcgcgggcgcgacgggggccgGCGGCCGGGGGAAGAAGGGAAACAGGAAGGGAAACAGGAAAGGGACAAACGTCGGACAAACGTCGGACAACAGACAGGctctcgtcgacgcgtacTTGGAGCGGCGAaaggcgatcgccgcggcttcctctTTCGGCGATACGCTTCGAGTGAATGGCGAAAAGCTTTCAAAGCGCAAGGCGGTGCGGTGGGCGGACGAGACCGtgccgatcgcggcggtgacgggcgagcgcatccgcgcgttcgtcagggcgacgccgacgacggcgctcggggcgagGCTGGACGACGTCTTCGGCGATTAG
- a CDS encoding predicted protein, with protein MAAVLPSPALIRTLKPAGARRVRVRSPAALPRRFTVRAAAAASDDDTVEIALKVDGMMCEGCAESVTEALRKASPDRVVTVDVNLETKMVRVGVNAESAVAGLTLMPALVDAVKGAGFDAEPEF; from the exons ATGGCCGCGGTCCTCCCATCCCCCGCGCTCATCCGCACGCTCAAACCCGCGGG GGCCCGCAGGGTTCGCGTccgctcccccgcggcgctcccccGTCGGTtcaccgtccgcgccgccgccgccgcgagcgacgacgacacggtCGAGATCGCGCTCAAGGTGGACGGCATGATGTGCGAGGGCTGCGCCGAGTCCGTCACCGAGGCGCTTCGAAAGGCATCCCCGgaccgcgtcgtcaccgtgGACGTCAACCTCGAGACGAAGATGGTGCGCGTGGGGGTCaacgcggagagcgcggtggcgggacTGACGCTGAtgcccgcgctcgtggacgcggtcaagggcgccgggttcgacgccgagcccgagttCTGA